A genome region from Arachis duranensis cultivar V14167 chromosome 6, aradu.V14167.gnm2.J7QH, whole genome shotgun sequence includes the following:
- the LOC107494952 gene encoding uncharacterized protein LOC107494952: MRLNPLKCAFAMEAGKFLGFMITQRGVEANPEKCQAILQMKSPGCIKDVQRLAGQLTSLSRFLGASATKALPFFNLLRKGIAFEWTPACEEAFMHFKEILAAPPVLGKPKDGEPLYLYLAITGEALAAVLVREEGRAQQPIYFVSRALQGAELRYNKLEKLALALLTSSRRLKQYFQGHQVVERTDQGIRQVLQKPDLAGRMMTWSIELSQYDIRYEPRQAIKAQAMADFLVEVTGDPTEGTSTRWKLHVDGASNQMSGGARIILESPVGVVYEQSIRFEFPVSNNQAEYEALIGGLTLAAKVGATRLEICSDSQVVTSQVNGNYQTRDSLLQKYLEKVKNLSQKFEEVTVHHIPRERNTRADLLSKLASTKPGEGNRSLIQGMTREPAVALHLSRLGSSWLDPITNFLENGKLPEDEKDAAKLRREAAKYAVIQGQLFKKGLNQPLLKCLHPDQMDYVLREVHEGCCGHHIGGKALARKLIRAGYYWPTMMADSKEFVRKCVKCQENANFHRAPASELSLLTSSRPFSQWGVDLLGPFPVGPGQVKYLIAAIDYYTKWIEAEPLASISSSNCKKFMWRQTEVLLGRAPQTNGQVESANKIILLGLKKRLDNKKGAWADELASVLWSYRTTEQSSTKETPFRLTYGLDVVIPVEIGEPSPRLLLKGVEEAVEKDLIDEAREMAHLMETALKQRMALRYNTKVLKREFEPNDLVLRRNDIGLPTPGVGKLAANWEGPYRIKKVMGKGAFKLERLNGKEVPRTWNADNLRRFYS, translated from the exons ATGAGGCTGAATCCCCTCAAATGTGCCTTTGCCATGGAAGCTGGAAAGTTCCTAGGATTCATGATAACTCAGAGAGGGGTAGAAGCTAACCCAGAGaaatgccaagcgatactcCAGATGAAGAGCCCAGGTTGTATCAAGGACGTCCAAAGGTTGGCAGGGCAGCTGACCTCGTTATCCCGGTTTCTCGGAGCGTCGGCAACAAAGGCCCTACCGTTCTTTAACCTCTTGAGGAAAGGGATAGCATTTGAATGGACACCCGCATGCGAGGAAGCCTTTATGCACTTCAAGGAAATCCTGGCGGCACCCCCAGTGCTCGGGAAGCCAAAAGACGGTGAGCCGTTATATCTATACCTCGCCATAACAGGAGAAGCCCTGGCCGCAGTCCTAGTGCGAGAAGAAGGGAGGGCTCAACAACCAATCTACTTCGTTAGCAGAGCTCTCCAAGGGGCGGAATTAAGGTACAACAAACTGGAAAAGCTAGCTCTAGCACTCTTGACCTCCTCACGGAGGTTAAAGCAATACTTCCAAGGTCACCAGGTTGTCGAAAGAACGGACCAGGGAATCCGGCAAGTACTTCAAAAACCCGATTTGGCGGGAAGGATGATGACTTGGTCCATTGAACTTTCCCAATACGACATACGATACGAACCCCGGCAAGCCATCAAGGCGCAAGCGATGGCAGATTTTCTAGTAGAAGTAACGGGAGATCCAACTGAGGGGACAAGcacacggtggaagctccacGTGGACGGAGCCTCCAACCAGATGTCCGGGGGCGCCAGGATCATCTTGGAAAGCCCGGTTGGAGTCGTATACGAGCAGTCGATCAGGTTCGAATTCCCCGTTtcaaacaaccaagcagaatacgaagccCTCATAGGGGGCTTAACCCTAGCAGCAAAAGTTGGAGCAACAAGGCTGGAAATATGCAGCGATTCGCAGGTCGTCACCTCCCAAGTAAACGGGAACTATCAAACCAGAGACTCATTATTACAAAAGTACTTGGAAAAAGTCAAGAACTTAAGCCAAAAGTTTGAGGAGGTCACGGTCCACCACATTCCCAGGGAGAGGAACACACGGGCAGATCTCCTATCGAAATTGGCCAGCACAAAACCGGGAGAAGGCAACCGGTCCCTTATCCAAGGCATGACGAGGGAGCCGGCGGTCGCCCTGCATTTGTCAAGGCTGGGCTCTTCATGGCTAGACCCCATCACAAACTTTCTTGAAAATGGCAAACTCCCTGAAGATGAAAAGGACGCCGCGAAATTGAGAAGGGAAGCAGCCAAATATGCGGTCATTCAAGGACAGCTATTCAAGAAAGGGCTCAACCAGCCCCTACTGAAGTGTTTACACCCCGACCAAATGGACTACGTCCTCAGAGAAGTCCATGAAGGCTGTTGCGGACACCACATAGGAGGCAAAGCCCTAGCAAGAAAGTTAATCCGAGCTGGATACTATTGGCCGACAATGATGGCAGACTCTAAAGAATTCGTCAGAAAATGTGTCAAGTGTCAAGAGAACGCCAATTTCCACAGAGCACCGGCCTCCGAGTTAAGCCTGTTAACGTCCTCCCGACCATTCTCTCAGTGGGGAGTCGACCTCTTGGGGCCCTTCCCAGTTGGTCCCGGGCAAGTCAAGTATCTCATAGCCGCCATCGAttactacaccaaatggataGAAGCCGAGCCGCTGGCAAGCATATCCTCATccaattgcaagaaattcaTGTGGAGGCAG ACAGAAGTTCTCCTCGGTAGAGCACCCCAGACAAACGGACAGGTGGAATCCGCGAACAAGATTATCCTGTTAGGGCTGAAGAAGCGATTGGATAATAAAAAAGGTGCTTGGGCCGACGAACTAGCCTCGGTCCTATGGTCTTACCGAACAACCGAACAGTCTTCCACTAAGGAAACTCCTTTCCGACTGACATACGGGCTAGATGTGGTAATACCCGTGGAGATCGGGGAACCGAGCCCCCGTCTACTTTTGAAAGGAGTGGAGGAAGCCGTGGAGAAGGACCTAATAGATGAAGCAAGAGAAATGGCCCATTTGATGGAAACAGCGCTGAAACAAAGAATGGCCCTGCGCTACAACACCAAAGTGCTCAAAAGGGAGTTCGAGCCAAACGATCTCGTCCTAAGGCGTAACGACATCGGCTTACCGACCCCTGGAGTAGGCAAACTAGCGGCAAATTGGGAAGGTCCCTATAGAATCAAAAAAGTGATGGGCAAAGGCGCTTTCAAGTTAGAAAGGCTCAATGGCAAGGAAGTCCCAAGAACATGGAACGCGGACAACCTGAGAAGATTCTACTCCTAG
- the LOC107494953 gene encoding uncharacterized protein LOC107494953 yields the protein MHEIQTVAKEYINDEEVSQVVAANKRQSGYSQPRQQGNRERLKEQAREGAPSKAPRPFPRVGKFTNYTPLTFPITEVYQQIAEKGILPKPRPLKDRTGGNKNFYCDYHKGYGHQTQDCFDLKDALEQAIKEGKLAEFSHLIREPRRRYRDQDEEGKTRSAKRRQEPEDKDHGLTVINVVTAKNAAPRSRSAHKKDAKVLAVSSSLARNSRKPPSISFGPEDQWFNDAPENPPMVITARVGTGLVKRILVDTGADSNIMFRNVFDALGLRDADLTTHQHGVIGLGDHFIKPDGVISLPISVGQTQGRRSAMAEFVILQDSTAYNIILGRKTINDVEAIINTKLLVMKFVTDDGSIGSIRGNLETAVACDNASLSLRKKSKEASGVFLADLDARIDDKPRPEPEGDLEKFRIGDTEEKFTFINKNLPHELKEPLVEMIRANRDLFA from the coding sequence ATGCATGAGATCCAAACGGTAGCCAAGGAGTATATAAACGATGAGGAAGTCAGCCAAGTCGTGGCTGCCAATAAACGGCAGTCCGGCTACAGCCAACCTCGGCAACAAGGCAACAGAGAAAGACTAAAAGAACAAGCCAGGGAAGGAGCTCCAAGCAAGGCACCCAGGCCATTCCCCCGGGTCGGGAAATTCACCAATTACACTCCGCTCACTTTTCCCATCACGGAAGTTTATCAACAAATAGCCGAGAAAGGAATCCTGCCGAAGCCCCGGCCACTCAAGGACCGTACGGGAGGAAACAAGAACTTCTATTGTGACTACCACAAAGGCTATGGTCACCAAACACAGGACTGCTTTGACCTGAAGGATGCACTAGAACAAGCAATAAAGGAAGGTAAACTAGCAGAATTCTCCCATCTTATCAGGGAGCCGAGGAGGCGTTATCGCGACCAAGACGAAGAAGGCAAAACCCGCTCGGCAAAGCGGCGACAAGAGCCAGAAGACAAAGATCACGGACTCACCGTGATCAACGTGGTGACGGCCAAAAATGCCGCGCCGAGGTCACGATCCGCGCACAAAAAAGACGCTAAGGTCTTGGCGGTCTCCTCCTCGTTGGCGCGAAACTCTAGGAAGCCCCCCTCCATTTCTTTCGGCCCGGAAGACCAATGGTTCAACGACGCCCCAGAAAACCCACCCATGGTCATCACGGCCAGAGTGGGAACCGGTCTCGTCAAACGAATCCTTGTCGACACGGGGGCTGACTCGAACATCATGTTTCGCAACGTATTCGACGCACTGGGGCTAAGGGACGCCGACCTGACGACTCACCAGCATGGGGTCATTGGGTTGGGCGACCACTTCATCAAACCTGATGGGGTAATATCCCTGCCGATCTCAGTGGGACAGACTCAAGGCCGAAGATCGGCAATGGCCGAGTTCGTGATCCTCCAAGATTCCACTGCTTACAATATCATCTTGGGAAGGAAGACGATTAACGATGTTGAAGCAATAATCAACACGAAGCTACTAGTCATGAAGTTCGTTACTGATGACGGCTCTATTGGGTCCATAAGAGGAAACCTTGAGACGGCAGTCGCTTGCGACAATGCCAGCCTCTCCTTAAGGAAGAAATCCAAAGAGGCGTCCGGCGTGTTCCTAGCTGACCTGGACGCCAGAATAGATGACAAACCCAGACCGGAACCAGAAGGGGACTTGGAAAAATTCAGGATCGGTGACACGGAGGAAAAATTCACATTCATCAACAAGAATCTCCCGCATGAGTTGAAGGAGCCCTTGGTCGAAATGATAAGGGCCAATAGGGATTTGTTTGCCTAG